Below is a window of Planktothrix tepida PCC 9214 DNA.
GTAAATATAAAGTCACCTCCAGAAATACCAAACTTGAGCTAACGAGCCCAACGGGTAGAACGCCAGATAATAATGAAAAGTGTCCCTGAAATTAAAGCACCCAAGTTCCACTTAATGGAATTTTTCAGCAATGTTAGACGTTGACCAGACTGAACTATACTGGCTTGGTTTGACAATTGATTTTCCGTTTTAGAGATAAAATTAGAAAGTTCATCTTTGACTTTTTGGAGTTGTTCTGAGGTTTGAATATCAGGAGCGCGACCTTGATTATCCAAACGGCGCAATAAAGCTTTCATCTCTTCAGCCGTTTGGGTTGTAGCCAGTTGTTTTTTGACTTCCTGAATTTGGGTAATATTTTGCTGGACTTGAGAGCTAATTTGACTTTGAGCTTGTTTATCCAAGCGAATTGTATTAAAAACGCCTAGAGGAATCAAGAGCAAGAATAATAAACCCACGAGTAAAGTTAGCCAGGACAGGAGTTTAACCAAGGGAAATTCCCAATTTTCGCGTCCAATGTGTTCGCCATAAAAAACTAAAAGGAAGCCAATTAAAGGAACTGCAACTCGTTCAACTAAACCACCAATTGTTTGAAATTCCCAGGCTGGATTCATGATTTGAGGTGGGAATAATAATGCAATGACATCCATTAAGGCTAACACCAGCAAGCCATATCCAATCCAGTGCCAGAGGGAGATAGATTCCAGTAAAGAAAAACTAAACTTTCTCAACTCTTCCAGTAGAGTTGGTGAAGGGTCACTATTCGGTTTCATCATGATTTTTATTGTTGATTTCAGGAAGTAGATATTTTTTGAGGACGTTTTAGGCTCTGTTTAGAACAGAAGAAAATCCTTGACGTTGGGTTTGCCTTTTTGTCGGATTCTCTGGGTTAGGACTGAGTAAAATCTGAACCCAAATCATCATAGCAGTTCCACACAGAAGTATTAAAACTATAATTCTGTATCGCTGGAATAGGTTGCTCACGGTTTCAGTTCTCCAGAGGGTTGAGCATCTTGTCGCATTAAAAACAGATAAAAGCATCCGAAAACCATAACCTCGATTAAACCAAAAATTAGAGAGCCTTCTCCTTCATGCCAATAATAGAAGGCTTTGGTTTGGCCGGAGTTAACCAAGAGTAACATCAAGGCAACTCGCAAGCTATTAATCACAAAACCAATAATTATGGCAATTACAGGGGTGATAATTTTATGAAAGCGTTTCCCGGTGGGATATAATAGTAAACAGATAATTGATAACCCTAACAAATAGTTCATTGCTTCTAAGCCAGAACATCCACTGTAAACCTTAACGGCTCCAGAT
It encodes the following:
- the hpsJ-A gene encoding HpsJ-like protein, cyanoexosortase A-associated — translated: MMKPNSDPSPTLLEELRKFSFSLLESISLWHWIGYGLLVLALMDVIALLFPPQIMNPAWEFQTIGGLVERVAVPLIGFLLVFYGEHIGRENWEFPLVKLLSWLTLLVGLLFLLLIPLGVFNTIRLDKQAQSQISSQVQQNITQIQEVKKQLATTQTAEEMKALLRRLDNQGRAPDIQTSEQLQKVKDELSNFISKTENQLSNQASIVQSGQRLTLLKNSIKWNLGALISGTLFIIIWRSTRWAR